The DNA sequence ACCACCAGCGGGGCGCAGTCACTCAAGGCCATGAAGCCCAGGTTGATTGCGCTCTTTTCCGGGGCATCGCTGCCGTTGACCCAAGCCAGGGGGTTGGCTGGAACTTCATTCATCGCGCATCACCTTCCACGTAAAAAAAGCGCCGTACCCAGCGCTTGCCGGGGCAGGCCGGATGACGACGCCGTTGTCCTTTAAAACAGTGTGGCACTCATTCCGCCATTGGCATGGGCGCCGATGAACGAAAAGGGTGCAAGGCATATGCCAGTGCGTGCCTCATCACCTTTCCCAAAGCCAGGGTTCTCGCCGGTCGCCCTCCTGCCCGGTATAATCCCGTCACTTTTTATCGCCCAGAGAGTCAAACCCGCCCATGTACACCCTGGCCCGTCAGCTGTTGTTCAAACTTTCCCCGGAAACCTCTCACGATCTGTCCCTGGACCTGATCGGCGCGGGTGGGCGTCTGGGACTTAACAGCTTGCTGTGCAAGGCCCCGGCGAAAGTGCCGGTGACGGTCATGGGTCTGGAGTTCCCCAACCCGGTCGGATTGGCGGCAGGCCTGGACAAGAATGGCGCGGCCATCGACGGGTTCGCCCAGCTGGGATTCGGTTTCGTGGAAATCGGTACCGTCACGCCGCGCCCGCAGCCGGGTAATCCCAAGCCACGGCTTTTCCGCCTGCCCCAAGCCGAGGCGATCATCAACCGCATGGGCTTCAACAACCTGGGGGTCGATCACTTGCTGGCTCGGGTGGCCGCCGCCAAGTACAAGGGCGTGCTGGGCATCAACATCGGCAAGAATTTCGACACCCCGGTGGAGCGCGCCGTCGACGATTACCTGATCTGCCTGGACAAGGTCTACGCCCATGCCAGCTATGTGACCGTCAACGTCAGCTCGCCGAACACCCCGGGGCTGCGCAGCCTGCAGTTCGGTGATTCCCTCAAGCAACTGCTGGCCGACTTGGCCCGGCGGCGCGCCGAGCTGGCGGTGGTGCATGGCCGGCATGTGCCGCTGGCGATCAAGATTGCCCCGGACATGACCGACGAAGAAACCACCCAGGTTGCCCAGGCCCTGATCGAGACGGGCATGGACGCGGTGATCGCCACCAACACGACGTTGGGTCGCGAAGGTGTCGAGGGGCTGGAGCACGGTGATGAGGCGGGTGGGTTGTCTGGCGCGCCGGTGCGTGACAAGAGCACCCACACCGTGAAGGTCCTGGCCGCCGAACTGGCGGGGCGCTTGCCGATCATCGCGGCGGGCGGGATTACCGAAGGCCGGCATGCCGCCGAGAAAATCACCGCCGGGGCGAGCCTGGTGCAGATTTATTCGGGCTTTATCTATAAAGGGCCGGCGTTGATTCGTGAGTCGGTGGATGCTATCGCGGCGTTGCGTTGATTGATCTTTGGAAATCCATGGTGGCGAGGGGATTTATCTGTGGCGAGGGGATTTATCCCCGTTGGGCTGCGCAGCAGCCCCCCGAAAGAACACCTACCCGATCAACCTGACACACCGAGGCGGTAGTTATAGGGGCTGCTGCGCAGCCCAGCGGGGATAAATCCCCTCGCCACAACTGTGTTCACAGCTCCGGTAGGAGTGGTGTTTATCAGAATCCAGGCATTAAAAAGGGCTCCTCGAAGGAGCCCCCTGGGCCGTAGCCCGCCGTCCGGGTGGGACGCGCGTGGTTAAATCAATGTGGATATCAAATTGTCGAGTTCTTGAGTGTTTAGCCCTGTGTCAGCCGACGGCGTGAAGTTCGTTGAGTCTATGGATACCCGCAGTGCCGGTCATACCGTCCCAGTTGTCGCCGCGTCCTTCTCGCCAGCCATTGATCCAGGCTTGACGTACTGACGGTAGAGTAAAGGGGCAAAGCTCACGGGATTTACCACCAACGCCATATTGGTAACCGCGTAAAAATGCTCTTTCCAACGGATCACGCTTAAGTCTTCTCATAGGGTGTTGCCCTCACTTGTTGACTGTTGCTTAGCGTCGACCTCTATCGAGGCCGGGGCAGAATCATTCTGCCGTTGGTGGCTCGTTGCCGGCGTGACGAGCCGAGGTGTTGACGCCGTTGCGACGTCAACCTGTGTTGAGTTCTAACCAAAGCGTCACATGGATGGAATGATCGTTTTGTCATAAGCACGTAACGATAAAGATGTTAGGGCGATAAGTAACTTCATGTTCGTTGACCGCTTTTGAGCAAGACCCCTGTATGATCGGCCCTGCGCCAAAGGGGACCGGCTTTCCTTGAATGAGAATGTCCTCCCGTTGCACTCGGGTACTATTCGACGAAAGGGGCGAGTTTTCACAATTTGTTGCACAGAATTTTTTATCTGCCCTCGCATCTAAGCTCTTTTAACCTGAGCGGCGAGGGCGGCACGGCACACATTCGTGCCACACGGGTGCTCTTGAGAAAAGCACCTGATTGAACCCGGCCCGGCAATGCGTTGCCCGGTCCACTTAGCCAAAGGCTCTGGAAATCCCATGTCCGATCGTTTCGAACTCTTCCTCACTTGCCCCAAGGGCCTCGAAGGCCTGCTCATCGAGGAAGCCGTCGGGCTTGGCCTTGAAGAGGCGCGCGAGCACACTTCGGCGGTGCGCGGCATGGCCGACATGGAGACGGCGTATCGCCTGTGCCTGTGGTCGCGCCTGGCCAACCGCGTGTTGCTGGTCCTCAAGCGTTTTCCAATGAAGGACGCCGAAGACCTGTACCACGGTGTGCTGGATGTCGACTGGCAAGACCACATGCTGGCCGATGGCACCCTGGCGGTGGAGTTCAGCGGGCACGGCTCGGGCATCGATAACACCCATTTCGGCGCCTTGAAGGTCAAGGACGCCATCGTCGACAAGCTGCGCACCCCGACGGGCGAGCGGCCGTCCATCGACAAGCTCAACCCGGACTTGCGCATTCACCTGCGCCTGGACCGTGGCGAAGCCATTCTCTCCCTGGACCTCTCCGGCCACAGCCTGCACCAGCGCGGCTATCGCCTGCAGCAAGGCGCCGCGCCGCTGAAGGAAAACCTCGCCGCGGCGATCCTGATCCGCGCCGGCTGGCCGCGCATTGCCGCTGAAGGCGGGGCACTGGCCGACCCGATGTGCGGTGTGGGCACGTTCCTGGTGGAAGCCGGGATGATCGCCGCCGACATGGCGCCGAACCTGCGTCGCCAGCAGTGGGGCTTCACCGCCTGGCTCGGCCACGTGCCGGCGCTGTGGAAGAAGCTCCATGAAGAAGCCACCGCCCGCGCTGACGCCGGGTTGGCCAAGCCACCGTTGTGGATTCGCGGCTACGAAGCCGATCCACGGCTGATCCAGCCGGGCCGTAATAACGTCGAGCGTGCGGGCCTGAGCGAGTGGATCAAAATCTATCAAGGCGAAGTCGCCACGTTCGAGCCGCGTCCGGACCAGAACCAGAAGGGCCTGGTGATCTGCAACCCGCCGTACGGCGAGCGTCTGGGCGACGAAGCCAGCCTGCTTTACCTCTATCAGAACCTCGGCGAGCGTCTGCGCCAGGCGTGCCTGAACTGGGAAGCGGCGGTGTTCACCGGCGCTCCGGACCTGGGCAAGCGCATGGGCATTCGCAGTCACAAGCAGTATTCGTTCTGGAACGGTGCCTTGCCCTGCAAGCTGTTGCTAATCAAAGTGCTGCCGGATCAGTTCGTGACCGGCGAGCGTCGTAGCCCGGAACAGCGTCAGGCCGAGCGTGAGCAGGCTGCCTATGATCAGGCGCCTGAAGTCCCGCAAGAGCGCCAGTACAACAAGAACGGCAACCCGATCAAACCGACTCCGGCACCGGCCCCCGTTGTGGAGCAGGCGCGGTTGAGCGAAGGCGGGCAGATGTTCGCCAATCGCCTGCAAAAAAACCTCAAGTTGCTGAGTAAGTGGGCCAAGCGTGAAGGTGTGGATTGCTACCGGGTCTACGATGCCGACATGCCGGAATATTCCATGGCCATCGACCTGTACCACGATTGGGTACACGTCCAGGAATACGTCGCGCCAAAATCCATCGACCCGGAAAAGGCCTCGGCCCGGCTGTTCGACGCCTTGGCGGCGATTCCCCAGGCCCTGAACATCGACAAGAACCGCGTGGTGATCAAGCGTCGCGAGCGTCAGAGCGGCACCAAGCAGTACGAGCGCCAGAGCGCCCAGGGCAAGTTCACCGAGGTCAACGAAGGCGGCGTGAAACTGCTGGTCAACCTCACCGATTACCTGGACACCGGGCTGTTTCTCGACCACCGGCCGATGCGCCTGCGGATCCAGAAAGAAGCGGCCGGCAAGCGCTTCCTCAACCTGTTCTGCTACACCGCGACCGCCAGCGTCCACGCCGCCAAGGGCGGTGCGCGCAGCACCACCAGCGTCGACTTGTCGAAAACCTATCTGGATTGGGCCCGACGCAACCTGTCGCTCAACGGGTTTTCCGACAAAAACCGCCTGGAGCAGGGCGATGTGATGGCCTGGCTCGACGCCAGCCGTGACGAGTACGACCTGATCTTCATCGACCCGCCGACCTTCTCCAACTCCAAGCGCATGGAGGGGGTGTTCGACGTGCAGCGCGACCATGTCCAACTGCTGGACTTGGCCATGGCTCGCCTGGCGCCGGGCGGCGTGCTGTATTTCTCCAACAACTTCCGCAAGTTCCAGCTCGAGGACAACCTCGGCGAGCGCTACGCAGTGGAAGAGATCACCGCCAAGACCATTGATCCGGATTTTGCCCGCAACGGCAAGATTCATCGAGCCTGGAAGATCATGGCGCGTTGACCCGTAGCTGATTGGATCCACGAAGCCTTGTAATTCAAGGCTTCTGGCCTTGTCAGGGGGCTGGCCAAAGTGATGGCGAATAGCTATAACTTAGGCTGTGTCCAGGGCTGTGCCTATGCCTGGCTCCTTTCCCTGAGTTGTATTTATGGCATTGCATCAGGTACGCCCCAGAATCCTGGGCTTTATCAGCGAAGACGTATCGGCCTGGCTGGTGGCTTCGTTGGTCTTGCTGGCCGGTACGTTCCTGACCGGCTTGCTGGCCTGGGCGATGATGAACCTGTCCCAACAGCAGTTAAGCCAGCGCTTCGAGTTGCAAGCCGAAGAGCGCTTCAGTCGCCTTGAGGAGCGTTTCGAGGGGCAGGAGCAACGCCTCGACAGCCTCAGGCGTTTCTTTGCTAACTCGCAAGGGGTTTCCAACGATGAATTCCGCGGCTACGCCGACGCGCTGTTGCGGCGTACCCGCGCCTTCGTCTGGGCGCCGAGGGTGCTTCGGGGCGAACGGCAATCGTTTGAACAGCTGGCACGGGCCGAAGGGGCAGACAGCTTTGCTATCCGTGAGGCCGATGACACCGGTGGTTTGCGGCAAGCCGCTGAGCGGGACGAATACGCGCCAATGCTCTATATCCAGAGCCAGGCGTCCTCCGGGTCATTGTTGGGGTTGGATCTACTGGCCGACCCATTACGCCGTGCCACGCTCGAGCGGGCTCGCCAGCGTGGCGCTCTGGTGGTCTCGCAGCCATTGGATCTGATGGGCGGCGACCCGGGCTTTACGCGTGGAGTTTTGCTGGTTGCACCGGTCACCAGGGCATCGGCGAAGGAGCCGTTCGGCTACGTGGTGGCGGCCATCAGCATGCGCCAGTTGGTCGGTGATGGCCTGCCGGAGTCCGGTCATGACAACCTTTCGATGCGTGTCCTGGATTTGTCCACGGATGATCGGGAGGAAATACTGTTCGAGTCCCCCGACCCAGCGGCCGACAGCGATTTGTCGGCGACCCGTCTGTTACGTCTGGCCGATCATGACTTTCGGGTGGAGTTGCGGCCCAGCAGCACCTTTCTGGCGACCAACCATTCCACCGCAATGAGCCTGGTGGTGCTGGGCAGTTTGCTCAGCCTGTTGCTCAGCGCCTTGCTCTACGTGTTGGTCAGCCAGCGGCAACGGGCCCTGAAACTGGTGGAGCAACGGACCCAAGAACTGCGCGCCCGTGAACAAGAGTTGCGCGGTACCCATGGGCAGTTGCGGGGCGTGCTGGATGCCGCGACCCAAGTCGCGATCATCGCCACGGACCTGCGCGGTGTCATCACCACGTTCAATGCCGGCGCTGAACAGATGCTCGGCTATGACAGCAGTGAGGTCCTGCACAGCATGACGCTCGAGGGCCTGCACGTTCCGCGCGAACTCCAGGCCCGGGCCGCGCAGCTCGGCGCGCGTTATGGCAAACCGATCCCTACGTGCCACGCCATGTTGGTCGAAGGGGGCGAGCAGGGTGGCCAACAGGCCCGGGAATGGACGCTGGTGCGTCGCGATGGCAGCCACTTGACCGTGAACATGCTGGCCACGCCGATGCTCGATGACCAGGGGCTGTGGGTCGGGCATCTGGCGATCTGCATCGATATCACCGAACGCAAGCGCGTCCACGAGGCCCTGGCCGCCCGGGACCTGTTGTTGAAAAAACTCAGCGCCCACGTTCCCGGCGGTATTTATCAGTTCAAAATGGATTTCAATGGCCGCTTCAGCGTGATCTATGCCAGTGACGGCATTCGCGAGATCTACGAGCTGGAGCCCGATGTGTTGGTGGCAAACGCCGAAGCAGTGTTCTTGCGCATTCACCCGCTGGACAACGCCCGGGTTCGCGCCTCGATTCGTGCTTCGGCCGATACCTTGAGCCCGTGGCGGGAGGAGTACCGTGTGCAGTTGCCCCTGCGTGGCCTGCGATGGGTGCGCGGCGAGGCCACGCCTGAGGAGTTGCCCGGCGGTGGAGTTCTGTGGCACGGCTATATCTCGGATATTTCCGATCTCAAGCGGGTGGAAGAGGAGCTGCGGGCCTTGTCGGTGACCGATGCCTTGACCGGCATCCGCAACCGGCGCTATTTCCAGGAGCGCCTGACCTCGGAAATGCTCCGGGTCGAACGCGGCTCTGGCGAGCTGGCGGTCATCATGCTCGACATCGATCACTTCAAGCGTATCAATGATCAGCACGGCCATGCCGTGGGCGACCGCGTATTGCAGGCGGTTTGCCAGCGCATTGCCCAGCGGCTCAGGCGTACCGACGTGTTCTGCCGGCTGGGCGGGGAGGAGTTCGTGGTGCTGTGCCCTGACACCGACGGTACCAGCGCCTATGCATTGGCCATTGGCCTGTGGGAAGGCCTGCGCGGTGCGCCGATCGATGACGTGGGTATCGTCACCGCCAGTTTTGGTATTGCCAGTTGGCGTGTCGGGGAGGGCGCGGATGCGTTGCTGTTGCGGGCTGACTCAGGCGTGTATGCGGCCAAGCAGGCCGGACGGGATCGGGTCGAGTCGCAGCCGGGGGCGTAGGCGGGTACTCGGTCAACTGTGGGAGCGGGCTTGCTCGCGAAGGCGGTGTTACATCCAACAATTTCGTTGACTGACACACTGTCTTCGCGAGCAAGCCCGCTCCCACATGGGGTCTCTGGTCGCCGCTAACCTTTGGCGAATCGAGAACTCAGAGCACCGAAGCCGTCTGCGGCAATTTTGGCTGGCGGTACAGGTCCAGCAGCACCTGGTCCAGCACCGACGAAGCGCCCCAGGGTTTCGGGTCGTTGAGGATTGCCACCACCGCCCAGGTGTTGCCATTGATGTCACGGCTGAAGCCGGCGATGGCGCGGACGGTGTTCAGGGTGCCGGTCTTGACGTGGGCTTCACCGGCCATGGCGGTGGTCTTCAGGCGTTTGCGCATGGTGCCGTCGGTGCCGGCAATCGGCATCGAACTGATGAACTCCGCCGAATATGGGCTGCGCCAGGCGGCCTGCAGCATCGCGGCCATTTCCCGGGCGCTGACCCGCTCGGCGCGGGACAGGCCGGAGCCGTTCTCCATCACCAGGTGCGGCGCGGTGATGCCTTTCTTGGCCAGCCACTGACGCACCACCCGTTGCGCCGCCTTGGCGTCGTCACCGTCGGCTTCGTTGCGGAACTGCGCGCCGAGGCTCAGGAACAATTGCTGCGCCATGGTGTTGTTACTGTATTTGTTGATGTCGCGGATGATCTCCGCCAGGTCCGGCGAGAACGCCCGGGCCAGCACCTTGGCGCTGCTCGGGGTCGGGGCCAGGCGGTCCTTGCCCTGGATGCTGCCACCCAGTTCTTTCCAGATCGCCCGCACCGCACCGGCGGTGTAGGTGGCGTGGTCCAGCAGCGACAGGTAGGTCTGGGAGCTGCAACCGTCACCCAGCTGGCCGCCGACGGTCACGGTCACGCTGCCGTCCGCCTGGGGCACCGGGTTGTAGCGTACGCCGCCGGTGCATTGCTTGGAGTTGACCGCCTTGACCTGGTTTTCGATACGGATGCTGGCAATCGGCGGTTCCACCGACACCAGCACGCGGCCGCCGTCATTGCGGGCGACGAAGCGCAGGGCCTTGAGGTTGACCAGCAGCGAGTCGGGCTTGACCAGGAACGGTTTGTTTTCGTCGTTGCCGTCGTCATTGAACTCGGGCAATTGCGGCTGGATGAAAAAACCGCGGTCGAGCACCAGGTCGCCGGTGACTTGCTGCACGCCGTTGGCCCGCAGGTCACGCATCAGCAGCCAGAGCTTTTCCATGTTCAGCTTGGGGTCGCCGCCACCCTTGAGGTACAGGTTGCCGTTGAGAATGCCACCGCTGAGGGTGCCGTCGGTGTAGAACTCGGTTTTCCACTGGTGATTGGGGCCGAGCATTTCCAGGGCTGCGTAGGTGGTCACCAGTTTCATGGTGGACGCCGGGTTCACCGAGACATCGGCGTTGTGCAGGGTCGGGGTGCCGGGGCCGTTGAGCGGGATCATCACCAGGGACAGGGCATCGTCTTGCAGCTTGCTGGCCTTGAGGGCTTTTTGCACGTTGGGCGACAGGGCGGTGTTGATCGTGGCGGCGCTGGTGGTGACAGGGAGGGCCAAGGGAAGGAGAAGGCTGGCCAGAAGCAGTGGACGCAAAGATTTGATCATGTGAAATAAAACCCTACGGGCGAGGGGAAAAAAACGAGGACATGGAAATGAACGCCCTCAACGGTCACGAAAGTGTCGGCATTATGCCCCAAGGTGCGACGGCTTGTGCCGTGCCTGAGCCCTTCCAGGCGCTATTTTTTTACCGACGGTAGGTCGACGCACCCGATCAGTCGGGCAATCGACGCACCAAACTGGTAAAGTGCCGGCCGTTATTACTTATGAGGATTGTTCCAATGGCGACTAACCGTTCCCAGCGTCTGCGCAAAAAACTGTGCGTGGATGAATTTCAAGAGCTGGGTTTCGAACTGAACCTGGATTTCAAAGAAGATCTGGCCGATGAGGCTATTGACGCTTTCCTCGACGCTTTCCTGAAAGAAGCCATGGAAGCCAATGGCCTGGGCTATGTCGGCGGCGACGACTACGGTCTGGTTTGCCTGCAGAAGCGTGGCTCGGTGACCCAAGAGCAGCGTGCAGCCGTTGAGGCCTGGCTCAAGGCGCGTCCTGAGCTGACCAGCGTTGAAGTCAGCCCGCTGATGGACGTCTGGTACCCGGAAAAGCCGATCAATCCGGTCGCTTGATGTTCCGATGATGTTCCGAAACCGGCAGCCCGTATGGGTGCCGGTTTTTTTGTGCCTGTCTGTTGGGTTGATCGTTCCCAGCGTGGGAACGATCAATCCTTGCGCCAGTTCAGGATCACCAAGGTCAACACCCCCGCCACAATTCCCCAGAACGCCGAGCCGACGGAAAACAGCGTCAGCCCCGATGCCGTGACCATGAAGGTGACCAGCGCCGCTTCCCGTTCCCGGGCTTCGCTCATGGCGATGCTCAAGCCATTGATGATCGACCCGAACAATGCCAGCGCCGCGATGGACAGCACCAGTTCCTTGGGCAGCGCCGCGAACAACGCCGCCAGCGTCGCGCCGAACACCCCGGCAATCCCGTAGAAAACCCCGCACCAGACCGCTGACGTGTAGCGCTTGTTGCGATCTTCATGGGCGTGCGGCCCGGTGCAGATGGCCGCGCTGATGGCCGCCAGGTTGATGCCATGGGAGCCGAACGGGGCCAATAGCAGCGAAGCGATACCGGTGGTGGTGATCAACGGTGAGGCCGGCACGTTGTAACCGTCGGCCCGCAGCACGGCGATGCCGGGCATGTTCTGCGAAGTCATCGCCACCACAAACAGCGGAATGCCGATGCTGATGGTGGCCGCCAGGGAAAAGTGCGGGGCGGTCCAGACCGGTGTTGCGACTTCCAGGGCGAAGTTGCTGAAATCCAGCAATCCCAACAGCCCGGACAGCGCCGTGCCGATCAGCAGCGCCGCCAGCACGGCGTAGCGCGGCGACAGGCGCTTGACGATCAGGTAGGTGAAAAACATCCCCAGTACCAGGCCGGTGCGATGTTGGGCGGCAACGAAAATCTCGCTGCCGATCTTGAACAGGATCCCGGCCAGCAATGCCGCCGCCAGCGAGGCTGGAATGCGTTTGACCAGGCGCTCGAAACTGCCGGTCAGGCCGCAGATGGTTACCAGCACCGCGCAAGTGATGTAGGCGCCGATGGCCTCGCCATAACTCACGCCGCCCAGGCTGGTAATCAGCAAGGCCGCACCCGGTGTCGACCAGGCAATGGTGACCGGCGTGCGATAACGCAACGACAGGCCAATGGAGCACACCGCCATGCCGATGGACATCGCCCAGATCCACGACGAAATCTGCCCGCTGCTCAGCCCCGCCGACTGCCCGGCCTGGAACATCAGCACCAGGGAACTGGTGTAGCCGGTCATCATGGCGATGAACCCGGCGACAAAAGCTGAGGGCGAGGTATCGGCCAACGGACGAAGTGGCGTGGTCGTGACTTCGGTCATGGTGGGTGGTGGTCCTTGTTGTAGATTGGCTGGACTGGATGACGCCACAGATTTGGGTTTAAAGCTTAAACTCAACGTAGTTGCCGATTGCAATACAGCCATGCCCGCAAACAGCCATACAGTCGTGTTGCCATCAGAGGTTGTGTACAATCGCCGTGTTGTTTACGCGATACTTGCCAGCGACCCGCTGTGCCGTATTACAGTCACGGTCAATTCGCCGCAGTTCTCCCGACCCGAGTGCCCATGAACGAACAGTTGCAGCCCCTCAAGAAACAACCGCGAGCAGGTAAAGCCGGCCGCAGCGGAACCCAGGACGATATTGTCTATGCGCACATCTTCGAGGCCATCCTCGAGCAGCGCCTGGCGCCCGGGACAAAGTTGAGCGAAGAGGCACTGGGGGAAATTTTCGGGGTCAGCCGCACGATCATTCGCCGGGCATTGTCACGCCTGGCCCATGAAGGGGTGGTGTTGCTGCGGCCCAATCGCGGCGCCGTGGTGGCCAGCCCAAGTGTCGAAGAGGCCCGCCAGGTGTTCCTGGCCCGGCGCCTGGTGGAGCGGGCGATCACCGAACTGGCGGTGCAGCACGCCACGGCCGAACAGCTGGCTGAATTGCGGCAGATGGTCAGTGACGAGCGCGACAGTTTCTCCCGCGGTGACCGCGGCGCCGGCATCCGTCTGTCGGGCGAGTTTCACCTCAAGCTGGCCGAAGCGGCAAAAAACGCCCCGCTGATCAGCTTCCAGCGCAGCCTCGTGTCCCAGACGTCGCTGATCATCGCCCAATACGAAAGCGGCAACCGTTCCCACTGCTCCTATGATGAACACACCCAGCTGATCGACGCCATCGAGGCGCGTGACGCCAAGCTGGCGGTGGACCTGATGATGCACCACATGGACCACATCGACAGCAAGCTCAACCTCGACGAAGAAAGCGCGTCGGATGATTTGCATGCGGTGTTTTCGCATCTGTTGCAGAGCAAGAAACCTGGGCGCTCGACGGCCAAGCTCTGATTGAGTGGCGTCAGTGGCACCGCGTCGGCTTCATCGCGAGCAGGCTCGCTTCCACATTGGATTTAGGGTGCCTACATATCCCTGTGGGAGCGAGCTTGCTCGCGATAGCAATCCAACAGCCAATAAAAATCTACCGATGATGTACTAACCGGCCAGCCGCATACGTCTGCGCCACTGTCCGGTCATCCCCCAGCGTCATCAACACAAACAACCGCTCGGCAATGTCCCGGGCCTGCTTCAGGCGATAATCCAGCAGCGGCGTGGCGTTGTAGTCCAGCACCAAAAAGTCCGCATCCGTGCCCGGCTGCAAAGTCCCGATCCGGTCTTCCAGGCGCAAGGCCCGGGCGCCGCCGAGGGTGGCCAGGTACAGCGATTTGAACGGGCTCAGTCGCACGCCCTGTAGCTGCATCACCTTGTAGGCTTCGTTCAGGGTCTGCAGCAGCGAAAAGCTGGTGCCGCCGCCCACATCCGTGCCCAACCCCACGTTCACTTTGTGTTTTTCGGCCATCGGCAGGTTGAACAGGCCGCTGCCGAGGAAAAAGTTCGAGGTCGGGCAGAACGCAATGGCCGAACCGGTCTCGGCCAGGCGTGCGCATTCGTCGTCGCACAAATGCACGCCGTGGGCGAACACCGAACGCGCGCCGAGCAGTTGGTAGTGGTCGTAGACGTCCAGATAACCCTTGCGCTCGGGAAACAGCGCCTTGACCCATTGCACTTCCTGCAAGTTTTCACTGATGTGGGTCTGCATGTACAAGTCGGGATATTCCCCCAGTAGCTGACCGGCCAGGGTCAGTTGCTCCGGGGTGCTGGTGGGGGCGAAGCGTGGGGTCACGGCGTAATGCAGGCGGCCCTTGCCGTGCCAGCGCTCGATCAGCGCCTTGCTCTCGGTGTAGCTGGATTCGGCGGTGTCGGTCAGGTAGTCCGGGGCGTTGCGGTCCATCATCACTTTGCCGGCGATCATCCGCAGGTCGAGCTTCTCGGCCACTTCGAAAAACGAATTCACCGATTGCGGATGCACACTGCCAAACACCAACGCTGTGGTGGTGCCGTTGCGCAGTAGCTCCTTGACGAAAATATCGGCCACCGCGTCGGCGTGGGCCTTGTCGGCAAACTGGCCTTCGCAGGGGAAGGTGTAGGTGTTGAGCCAGTCCAG is a window from the Pseudomonas brassicacearum genome containing:
- a CDS encoding quinone-dependent dihydroorotate dehydrogenase — encoded protein: MYTLARQLLFKLSPETSHDLSLDLIGAGGRLGLNSLLCKAPAKVPVTVMGLEFPNPVGLAAGLDKNGAAIDGFAQLGFGFVEIGTVTPRPQPGNPKPRLFRLPQAEAIINRMGFNNLGVDHLLARVAAAKYKGVLGINIGKNFDTPVERAVDDYLICLDKVYAHASYVTVNVSSPNTPGLRSLQFGDSLKQLLADLARRRAELAVVHGRHVPLAIKIAPDMTDEETTQVAQALIETGMDAVIATNTTLGREGVEGLEHGDEAGGLSGAPVRDKSTHTVKVLAAELAGRLPIIAAGGITEGRHAAEKITAGASLVQIYSGFIYKGPALIRESVDAIAALR
- the rmf gene encoding ribosome modulation factor, with translation MRRLKRDPLERAFLRGYQYGVGGKSRELCPFTLPSVRQAWINGWREGRGDNWDGMTGTAGIHRLNELHAVG
- the rlmKL gene encoding bifunctional 23S rRNA (guanine(2069)-N(7))-methyltransferase RlmK/23S rRNA (guanine(2445)-N(2))-methyltransferase RlmL, with amino-acid sequence MSDRFELFLTCPKGLEGLLIEEAVGLGLEEAREHTSAVRGMADMETAYRLCLWSRLANRVLLVLKRFPMKDAEDLYHGVLDVDWQDHMLADGTLAVEFSGHGSGIDNTHFGALKVKDAIVDKLRTPTGERPSIDKLNPDLRIHLRLDRGEAILSLDLSGHSLHQRGYRLQQGAAPLKENLAAAILIRAGWPRIAAEGGALADPMCGVGTFLVEAGMIAADMAPNLRRQQWGFTAWLGHVPALWKKLHEEATARADAGLAKPPLWIRGYEADPRLIQPGRNNVERAGLSEWIKIYQGEVATFEPRPDQNQKGLVICNPPYGERLGDEASLLYLYQNLGERLRQACLNWEAAVFTGAPDLGKRMGIRSHKQYSFWNGALPCKLLLIKVLPDQFVTGERRSPEQRQAEREQAAYDQAPEVPQERQYNKNGNPIKPTPAPAPVVEQARLSEGGQMFANRLQKNLKLLSKWAKREGVDCYRVYDADMPEYSMAIDLYHDWVHVQEYVAPKSIDPEKASARLFDALAAIPQALNIDKNRVVIKRRERQSGTKQYERQSAQGKFTEVNEGGVKLLVNLTDYLDTGLFLDHRPMRLRIQKEAAGKRFLNLFCYTATASVHAAKGGARSTTSVDLSKTYLDWARRNLSLNGFSDKNRLEQGDVMAWLDASRDEYDLIFIDPPTFSNSKRMEGVFDVQRDHVQLLDLAMARLAPGGVLYFSNNFRKFQLEDNLGERYAVEEITAKTIDPDFARNGKIHRAWKIMAR
- a CDS encoding GGDEF domain-containing protein, with translation MALHQVRPRILGFISEDVSAWLVASLVLLAGTFLTGLLAWAMMNLSQQQLSQRFELQAEERFSRLEERFEGQEQRLDSLRRFFANSQGVSNDEFRGYADALLRRTRAFVWAPRVLRGERQSFEQLARAEGADSFAIREADDTGGLRQAAERDEYAPMLYIQSQASSGSLLGLDLLADPLRRATLERARQRGALVVSQPLDLMGGDPGFTRGVLLVAPVTRASAKEPFGYVVAAISMRQLVGDGLPESGHDNLSMRVLDLSTDDREEILFESPDPAADSDLSATRLLRLADHDFRVELRPSSTFLATNHSTAMSLVVLGSLLSLLLSALLYVLVSQRQRALKLVEQRTQELRAREQELRGTHGQLRGVLDAATQVAIIATDLRGVITTFNAGAEQMLGYDSSEVLHSMTLEGLHVPRELQARAAQLGARYGKPIPTCHAMLVEGGEQGGQQAREWTLVRRDGSHLTVNMLATPMLDDQGLWVGHLAICIDITERKRVHEALAARDLLLKKLSAHVPGGIYQFKMDFNGRFSVIYASDGIREIYELEPDVLVANAEAVFLRIHPLDNARVRASIRASADTLSPWREEYRVQLPLRGLRWVRGEATPEELPGGGVLWHGYISDISDLKRVEEELRALSVTDALTGIRNRRYFQERLTSEMLRVERGSGELAVIMLDIDHFKRINDQHGHAVGDRVLQAVCQRIAQRLRRTDVFCRLGGEEFVVLCPDTDGTSAYALAIGLWEGLRGAPIDDVGIVTASFGIASWRVGEGADALLLRADSGVYAAKQAGRDRVESQPGA
- the dacB gene encoding D-alanyl-D-alanine carboxypeptidase/D-alanyl-D-alanine-endopeptidase, producing the protein MIKSLRPLLLASLLLPLALPVTTSAATINTALSPNVQKALKASKLQDDALSLVMIPLNGPGTPTLHNADVSVNPASTMKLVTTYAALEMLGPNHQWKTEFYTDGTLSGGILNGNLYLKGGGDPKLNMEKLWLLMRDLRANGVQQVTGDLVLDRGFFIQPQLPEFNDDGNDENKPFLVKPDSLLVNLKALRFVARNDGGRVLVSVEPPIASIRIENQVKAVNSKQCTGGVRYNPVPQADGSVTVTVGGQLGDGCSSQTYLSLLDHATYTAGAVRAIWKELGGSIQGKDRLAPTPSSAKVLARAFSPDLAEIIRDINKYSNNTMAQQLFLSLGAQFRNEADGDDAKAAQRVVRQWLAKKGITAPHLVMENGSGLSRAERVSAREMAAMLQAAWRSPYSAEFISSMPIAGTDGTMRKRLKTTAMAGEAHVKTGTLNTVRAIAGFSRDINGNTWAVVAILNDPKPWGASSVLDQVLLDLYRQPKLPQTASVL
- a CDS encoding YggL family protein — encoded protein: MATNRSQRLRKKLCVDEFQELGFELNLDFKEDLADEAIDAFLDAFLKEAMEANGLGYVGGDDYGLVCLQKRGSVTQEQRAAVEAWLKARPELTSVEVSPLMDVWYPEKPINPVA